In one window of Bacteroidota bacterium DNA:
- a CDS encoding GxxExxY protein, whose product MESENILAKTIIGKSLEVHKALGPGLLESAYEECLSYELANSGLYIERQKALPIVYKEIKLEHGYRADIVVENKVIIEIKSVEALADIHIAQALTYLKFSKLRLALLLNFNVKLLKDGIRRLIM is encoded by the coding sequence ATGGAATCGGAAAACATATTAGCAAAAACAATTATTGGAAAATCTCTTGAAGTTCACAAAGCATTGGGGCCAGGATTATTGGAATCAGCTTATGAAGAATGTCTTTCTTATGAGTTAGCTAACTCAGGATTATATATTGAAAGACAAAAAGCCTTGCCTATTGTTTACAAAGAGATCAAACTTGAACACGGCTATCGAGCTGACATAGTCGTTGAAAACAAGGTGATTATTGAGATTAAGTCCGTTGAAGCTCTTGCTGATATTCATATAGCTCAAGCATTGACTTACCTGAAATTTAGCAAACTTCGTTTAGCGTTACTCCTAAACTTCAATGTTAAACTCCTTAAAGATGGAATAAGAAGATTAATCATGTAG